The DNA region TGTTCGAGGACCTTCCGCGCGGCGTCGTGCCTTCCCTGCTTGAAGGCATTCGATCCCGTCTCGTTCACATCATCCACAACGCCCTCGATCGCCTCCAGAAGCATCTCGAAGGCCGTGCCTACTGCCGTCACATCCGATGTCGCCATAGTCAGACCTCCTTTCAGATCGCTGAGTGTTGCCTGAGCGCCACATCTGTGGTAGAATACAGATGGCAGGTGCGAAGCCTGCACAGGGGTGAGTCATGCCTTCTCTTGCCGGATCGAACCCTCACATTCGCAATGCGCAACGTCGGCGCGAAACACTCGCAGCCGATGCGCGGCAGTCCTCGGCCTTCGAGGGGGCGCGCATCCGAACATCCACCGCTCAGCCGTCATGCTCCAAACGGCGTGCCAGCGTCTCGACAAAGAAGTCAGCCAAGGGACGATAGTCCCTTACATAGCCGCGCGTCACGGCATCCAGGTATCGCACTTTCTCCGCTCTCGATCCTCGTCCCTCGAAGCGGTAGTCAGGCGTCGGCAGTCCGGCCTGCAGCGCCATCAGACTCGCCAACCAGCGCGCGAGCCGCCCGTTTCCTTCGCGGAAGGGATGAATCAGCAAGAACTCTGCATGGACAACAGCGATTCCCCGCCCGACCTCCGGCAGTTTGCCGGGCTTGCACGGGGTATGGCGAGTAAGGATATCGGCGTCGAAGCATGCCACGTTCTGTTCGACCAGCTTGGCGGGCGGCCAGCGGAATCCGCCCTTCTCCATGTCCACTGTGCGATAATCGCCCGCCCATTCGTAGATACCGCCGAGCCAGTCCCGATGCATTTTGCGGAGCAGAACGGCGGTGAAGCGCGTATCCGACGTGATGATGTGCAGATAGCGCTCTTGAACCTGGACCAAAGCCTCATACTCTGCCTGGTCCATGTCTCGCTTGCGGATGATTCCTAGGCGATTCGCGAGCACTCGTCTGTGCGATCCCGGCTGGAACTGAGCTTCAGCGCCATCTGGTAGTCTATATCGATGCATCGTTCGCTTCTCCCATCACAGCCCGTAGAGCGCCGAGACACGCTCGTCGATCTTCCGGTTCGTTCCTCAGCTCTCCGAAACGATTCTTCAGGAATCTGAAAAAACTTTCTTGACAAAGGATGAAAACCCCGAATATCTGTGGTACACTATCTATGGAATCTGAACCTCGGCTTGTCCGGGTAGTAGGATTCCTCCGGGGGAGCGAAAGCTTCCCTTTTTCATTTCTACAGCCTCACGATCCCGTGCGGGTCTCCCGGCGACGCGACCTTGCACAGCACCGGCTCCAGCCTCGGGAAGTATCCGTGTCCGCTCTTCTTCTTGATGTATGCGTTCGGGCAGACGTATTGATAGAGCAGAAACGCGCAGAGATCGGCCGCCTGCACGAAGTATGAGGTGGCAGAATCACGGAAGCTCGGATCCTCTATGACGTTCGCAAGCGCGATGTTCCGGTAACCCTCGCCGATATCGCGCCTGTTCGGGATTGGGTTATACCGCCGCATCCGGCGCAGGAGATCGGCCAGCTTCTTGTCATCCGTGTGGTCTGCGAAGATCATCCCGCGATCATCCGGATTGGCAGGTCCTTGGAAGTTGTGATGTTGGATGGTATTCTCAAATCGCTGTATCAGCGCCTTCCATGCGGCCTCGAATGGATCGTAGTCGGGAGCTTTTCCCCGCTTGTCCACCAGCACATTCATCACGTTGAGCTCCGCCATCTGCGCCAATTCCTCGGCGAACCCGCGGATGATCGTGAGCCGATTGTTTCGAGGGATTCGCACGAGGTCGCCCGGACGGCTGATCAGCGCGGGAGCGTGAATCTCCTCGCGCAGTCGGAGACCGAAGCTCTCCTTCATGCGCCGCCGGAAGTCGATCAACTGATCGAGGTAGGGACGCCAGCGCAGTTCATGAACGACCAATCCGGTTAGAGCGAAGTAGTCTGTCGGAGAGCCGCGAAGCCCGCAGTCGCCGCTCTCATCTACATACATGAGGAACAATCGCCTCTCCTCTCACAGCCCGTACAGCCCCGACACCCGCTCGTTGATCTCACGTTCCCACTGCTCGCAGTCCACGCTCTTGGCGTCGAGGCACTTCTGCGCGAGGGCGCCCCGGCTGTAGAAAACTTCTTGACATTTCCTCCCGAGGTGGTATAATCAAGTCAATAAACCCTGCTTAGCCGAAGTCTGACGTTATGCGTCAGATATTCATGTAGGCTAAGTGGGGTTTTCCTTTTGTCGCTTAGTCCGCGATGCGTGATAGACCCACGACGCCGGACGGAAGCACCAATGCGCATAGCATGCCGTCCAGCGGCTCCGCACCCCGCTCGCTCTGCCTGTACTGATCCCGATGTTGAAGCCCGGATGCGTCTTGCGGATTTCCTGAAGTATGATCTTGTAGAGCTTATCCTTGGCTATTGTCCGCTTGCCCCGTAGCCGCTCCCCGGGCCGCTTCAATCTGTGCTTGTCGTTCAGCCTGAAGGTCATCGCGCCCACTACGATATCCAGACATTGCAGCAGGACGTGATCGTGGGAATGGACCTCGGCGATATCCTCTTTGGCTATCGTGATCCCTGCCTTGCGGAACTCCTCAGTGTGTTGAAGCCCGTGCAGATATCCCTTGAAAGTCGCCACCTTCTCCTTTGTATCCGGGAACTGGTCGAAATAGAGCCTCAGGCGCGTCTGCGGTGCAGTCGTCCTAAGATGTCTGAGCCCGAAGGCGTGCTTGACGAACTGGTAGTATAGGATGAAGTATTCCTGGTCGATGTGCTCTTCGGTGAGACCCTGCGCTTCGAGCGCATTCTGCGTAAACATCACACGAACCTTGAGCTTGCCCGCGATGATCTCCTCGAAGAAGGCGCGGACCATCTGCTCGTACTTGGGCAGGTACGTCTGCGTGACCTTTGCCCACTTGATCTCGCCGAAGAGGTTGAGTTCCTTCTTCAGCGTGTTCAGCCGATCCGTGACCCTCTGGTACTGAGACGCTCCGACCAATACGCCGCCGTAGAAATTGGAGTAGTACTTGCCGTCCTTGTCCGATTCATCACAGAAGATGATGTACTCTTTCTCAGGCATTACGGTTTGCCTCTCCTCTCACAGCCCGTACAGTGCCGAGACGCGCTCGTCTATCTCCCGCTCCCACTGCTCGCAGTCCACGCCCTTCGCGTCGAGGCATGTCTAGTGGAAGATTGTGCGTAGCCAGTTGATGACGGCGTCCAAAAAGCCAAGCTTCTCCAGAACTGTGATGGATACAAGAACATCCGCCGCCAGGGTACCCAGAAACGTCCCGGTGCCCTGAAGGAATGCCGTAACTGCAGACGTCTTGCTCCCGGTAGCGTCCGACCACAGATCAAAGGGGTAGGCAATAAGCCGGGCAACCATCCTATGAATCCAGTAGAATGGCCAGAACGTCCGGATCCATGCAGGACGAAGCTCACGTTCCAGCACGCCAATGGTCGTATCGATCATGCTCACAATATGACGAGGGTGTATCTCGTAACGATGGAGTTGATCTATGTTACGCATGGGGTCGATCTGCCTTCGAGTCCCGCCCAGAGCAGGCGGAGCGGTATAGTCCACTATTGTGTAGGTCCCAGCCAGACCCATGGTCTCTATCACACCAAACAGCTTTGTGTCCATACTACGCTTGATGTCCTGTCCCTCCGGAGTTAGCTCGGGATCGCCAAACGGGCGTTCAGAAGGGCTCAGCTCGTAGGTATAGCGACAGAACAAGTCGCGAAATTCGCGTAAGTCGCTCAATCGTCCTGCTACCTGGAAACCGTTGAGTTGAGTAAGTTTGGCCATCTCCTCCTCAGGAATCCTCTTCAGGCCCGGTATCACCAAAGGGCTCGCCCGATGCCAGCCACTCGTCGTAGGTCTGCCGGGATTCGCGCGTGTTCCCTGCTTTGGCCTGTCTACGCCAGATCATCCGGCAAGCAGCATCTTCCAGTTCATCCACAAGCCGGGAACGTTCGTGCTTGTCCTCGAAACCCGCTGCCAGAAGGAATGCATCATCCAGGGACTTGCGGTCGTTCCTCCGGACGTCGTCGCAGAGCATCTCTATGCGACGGTCAGCACACCTCTCGAAAGCTTGAGCCAAGGCGGTAGTCCCATCTGAAGTAAGCAGGCTGGGGTTCAGTACCGTGAAACGCTCGATATCCATCCCCTCGGTCTTGAGGGCCCCCATACCAAGGTTCGCACGTCCAGTTAGCTCTGCATCAAGCGCCGAGAAGGAAGCAAGTAGCGAACTCAGCAGCACTTGGCAGTTAACCTGAGCATGAGGTAGCACCTCAAAGAGATTGTGATCCACCTGGAGACGCCCTTCGTTCCAGGCAACCATCGAGCGGCGCTTTCGAACCATCGGAGTTAGTATCCACCCAGGTTCTCTGGGCTCGATAACGTACCAGAATCGCTTGCCGCGAAGCGTGGACCTTTCCGCAAAGCCCAGTGATCTGCCCCACTTCACATACTCCTGCACTTTGGCCGGCAACTTCTCCATCTCCATCGGTGGGATACAGACGAGTTGATAATCCGCCACAGACTCCTCAAGGCGCGGAACTGTGATGTGACCAGGCCGCACGATGGCTGGTCGTAGAACTGACCGTGGAAGAACATGCGTCGTTCCGGCATCGGTCACTATTCGGACATCCGGGGAATCCGGTCTCTGCTTGTCCTCCATGCGCACATAGAAGAAATCATTCGCGCCCGTCGTGAAGCCGCGCCGAACCTCGGCGAGAGAGCCGAGGGGGACGAGCCGATCGCCCGCCCGCTCGATGATCGTCCAGTAGATATCCGGAGCGCGGAGGTACTTGCCGCCCCACTTCCCGCCTGCGTACTTCGGCGGCTTCGCCTTCCCGTCGTCCTCCTTCATACCTTCTTGTAGCAGAGCGGACTGCGGGGCTGTGATAACTCGGAACTCCGGACGGCTCACACGACCCTCCGCTTCCTGAATCTCCTCGAAGAGGATGGTGGAGAGCGAGTCCTCGAACGGAACTCTGAAGGAGACGAAGCGGGCGGTCCGGGAGAGGCCGCAGTCCGTCTTGCCGCACGGCGGAGAGAGAAGAACTATCACCGTGTTGATATCGGCCTCCGAGAAGCTGCGCCTGACTTCGTTGTCTATGGCAAGCTTGACCTGGCCCTGGCGCAGGAGCAGTTCCTGCAGGTCCGCTCCATAGCCGACATCGAGCCATGAGTTCGAAGTGATGAAGCAGAACGATCCCTTCTCATTGAGAAGCTTCAGGCCGTGGAGGTAGAAGTAGATGTAGAGATCGCTCTTCCCATCGATCTTCCGCGCGACTCCGGCCTCCGGCTTGTCGGGATCGGTGACCTTGTGGGCGCGGTACCCAAAGAAGTCCGGGTAGGCGGCGTAAACCGACCGCCGAAGCCGGGCCTTGTACTGCGCAGGGTCCTTCCAGCGCTCCAACGGATCGGTTATCTTCTCCTGGCGCACGTACGGAGGGTTGCCTACCACGATATCGAATCCCCGATTGCCGATCTCGAAGACCTCGGCGAAGGCAATATCCCAGGCAAAGGGCGGAGATTGCGCTCGGCTCAGAGCATCACGCGCCGTGACGAGCTGATCGAGTTCATCGCTGAGAGTCTGCTTCCTCTCTTCGAGGACGGCACGGTCCTTCTCTGAAACCGAGTCCACAATGCCGCCCTCGAGCGTGGCCTGCTTCCCGCCTAGCTTCTCCGTATCAATCCGCTGTATCTCCTGGCGCACCGCGGTCTGTCTCTCCAGGAGGATTGCCTGGAACAGCGACAACTCCTCAGCCTCCAGATGCTCCTTGTTTGGGAACAAGTGGGAAGGCTCATTTCGGAAGAACTGCCGCTTAGCTCCCTTCAACCTCTCCAGCCGGCCCGACAGGCCGGGGGAGAGCCTTCTGTGCGAATGGTGCAGGCACAGGTTGACCTTCCCGATGTCCTGCACCAGGCTATCGCCCACGCGAACCTTGAAGGACAGGTTCGGCAGGAGCGGACTGTCCACAAGCTCCGATTGGGTCAGATCAGTCTCGACGACGAGCTGAAGCCACAGGCGCAGTTCCGCCATGCGAACGGCCCATTCCTTGCAGTCCACCCCGTAGAGGCTTCTCTCGATGATGTCTTTCCTGCGCGTGTGGGCGAGCTGCCTCTCACCCAGTATCTGATTGGCGCGCGCCCTCAGATCATCGAGAACCAACAGCATTCCCACAAGGAAAGAGCCCGAGCCGCATGCGGGGTCTACGACCGTGATATCGCGCAGAAGGGAGTCCACCGTTCCCCACAGACCGTTTTCCATCATCTCCCTGTCGGCGTCGGCCTTTTCCGCCAGCGCGGAAGCGAAGATCGTTCGGTAGAAGAGGCTGCGCCTCTCTTCGCCGAGGTGGTTGCAGAGCCAGTCTACAACCGCGAGACGGCACATCATGTCTATCTCCACGCGTGGAGTGTAGAAGATGCCGGCAGTTGCCCGCTCGTCGAAGAACTCCTCGCCATCTTCAGTCTCGATGTTCACCATGCTCTCGTAGATGCGGCCGAGCATTTCGGGGTCCACAGCCACCTCCACATCTAGAGGGGTGGTTTCCGCGACGGTGAAGTTGTAGGAATCGAGGAACTCCAGGTACTCCTTGACGAGAGCGTCGGGGATAGTAGATGCCAGCTCCGAGTCCAAATCCGTTTCAGTGAAGAGCCCACCGTTCAGGTATGGGGCAGAAGCGAGTGCGTCGAGCACGCTCTCTGGGAAGCGGCTCCTGTACTTTGAGAGAGAAGCCGTGGGGCTGCCGTTGAACGCCCCGAAGAAGAGCACGCTCAGCCAGTCTGAGTAGAAGGTGTCCTTGGGCGAGGCGGAATCATTGTAGGCCTCCAGGAAGGATGACAGGAAGTTCTTGTCATTGCCCAGCCAGTACCTGC from Armatimonadota bacterium includes:
- a CDS encoding DUF3800 domain-containing protein, with protein sequence MPEKEYIIFCDESDKDGKYYSNFYGGVLVGASQYQRVTDRLNTLKKELNLFGEIKWAKVTQTYLPKYEQMVRAFFEEIIAGKLKVRVMFTQNALEAQGLTEEHIDQEYFILYYQFVKHAFGLRHLRTTAPQTRLRLYFDQFPDTKEKVATFKGYLHGLQHTEEFRKAGITIAKEDIAEVHSHDHVLLQCLDIVVGAMTFRLNDKHRLKRPGERLRGKRTIAKDKLYKIILQEIRKTHPGFNIGISTGRASGVRSRWTACYAHWCFRPASWVYHASRTKRQKENPT
- a CDS encoding DUF3800 domain-containing protein, with product MYVDESGDCGLRGSPTDYFALTGLVVHELRWRPYLDQLIDFRRRMKESFGLRLREEIHAPALISRPGDLVRIPRNNRLTIIRGFAEELAQMAELNVMNVLVDKRGKAPDYDPFEAAWKALIQRFENTIQHHNFQGPANPDDRGMIFADHTDDKKLADLLRRMRRYNPIPNRRDIGEGYRNIALANVIEDPSFRDSATSYFVQAADLCAFLLYQYVCPNAYIKKKSGHGYFPRLEPVLCKVASPGDPHGIVRL
- a CDS encoding Fic family protein — its product is MHRYRLPDGAEAQFQPGSHRRVLANRLGIIRKRDMDQAEYEALVQVQERYLHIITSDTRFTAVLLRKMHRDWLGGIYEWAGDYRTVDMEKGGFRWPPAKLVEQNVACFDADILTRHTPCKPGKLPEVGRGIAVVHAEFLLIHPFREGNGRLARWLASLMALQAGLPTPDYRFEGRGSRAEKVRYLDAVTRGYVRDYRPLADFFVETLARRLEHDG
- a CDS encoding Eco57I restriction-modification methylase domain-containing protein, whose translation is MMIRPQDLQVINEREKLFEFLGSKLQWPVSADDTFMYRVELEGEKLPETSVGRIPPFTGGDPFAIFLVESERPFLRGDLREILRQIRGQIRKQAAFDSRGLEEIIFICASRHYDDIRFAHFTEQEGRQPRLSSFGWDRDSGHGLRTLCEYNLPALTLSADMFGEVDWKTAKPEWLRAWNVQQVTVRFFLTFKERFRKFFGYFRKQGAEAKWAHDFTLQTFSRIIFLYFIQKKPGPDGRYWLGNDKNFLSSFLEAYNDSASPKDTFYSDWLSVLFFGAFNGSPTASLSKYRSRFPESVLDALASAPYLNGGLFTETDLDSELASTIPDALVKEYLEFLDSYNFTVAETTPLDVEVAVDPEMLGRIYESMVNIETEDGEEFFDERATAGIFYTPRVEIDMMCRLAVVDWLCNHLGEERRSLFYRTIFASALAEKADADREMMENGLWGTVDSLLRDITVVDPACGSGSFLVGMLLVLDDLRARANQILGERQLAHTRRKDIIERSLYGVDCKEWAVRMAELRLWLQLVVETDLTQSELVDSPLLPNLSFKVRVGDSLVQDIGKVNLCLHHSHRRLSPGLSGRLERLKGAKRQFFRNEPSHLFPNKEHLEAEELSLFQAILLERQTAVRQEIQRIDTEKLGGKQATLEGGIVDSVSEKDRAVLEERKQTLSDELDQLVTARDALSRAQSPPFAWDIAFAEVFEIGNRGFDIVVGNPPYVRQEKITDPLERWKDPAQYKARLRRSVYAAYPDFFGYRAHKVTDPDKPEAGVARKIDGKSDLYIYFYLHGLKLLNEKGSFCFITSNSWLDVGYGADLQELLLRQGQVKLAIDNEVRRSFSEADINTVIVLLSPPCGKTDCGLSRTARFVSFRVPFEDSLSTILFEEIQEAEGRVSRPEFRVITAPQSALLQEGMKEDDGKAKPPKYAGGKWGGKYLRAPDIYWTIIERAGDRLVPLGSLAEVRRGFTTGANDFFYVRMEDKQRPDSPDVRIVTDAGTTHVLPRSVLRPAIVRPGHITVPRLEESVADYQLVCIPPMEMEKLPAKVQEYVKWGRSLGFAERSTLRGKRFWYVIEPREPGWILTPMVRKRRSMVAWNEGRLQVDHNLFEVLPHAQVNCQVLLSSLLASFSALDAELTGRANLGMGALKTEGMDIERFTVLNPSLLTSDGTTALAQAFERCADRRIEMLCDDVRRNDRKSLDDAFLLAAGFEDKHERSRLVDELEDAACRMIWRRQAKAGNTRESRQTYDEWLASGEPFGDTGPEEDS